The Apium graveolens cultivar Ventura chromosome 11, ASM990537v1, whole genome shotgun sequence genome has a window encoding:
- the LOC141696361 gene encoding uncharacterized protein LOC141696361, whose product MAMETEFEFYEFKHRFALYDPDSYFDDKNVSNEHYNLYHTIDRTLFYRLVRKLGRNVDESKFVVAFLIWLERIRYSKNAVHKVISWPFHLIDQLANEIAKFFMWMENNDSGQEFFNPRLLQMLCSREINLLYFRERRSKIIESVRSIISEVCVRAFRDILTSDSQFVDVQGDRLWFGYNTNQVLVPRPPLYQNVVGGFPQLGLGGNLVPINYMSQLRSVLENPDADLSEIFGGLQLMDGCEDEPDVAPEDRTIFLTFSKGYYLPESEIREFFTRNFGDFIEGIYMQDVSSDEQPLYARMVCRSSSIIPRIAPPGIKTKYSICGKQVWAKKHVKRSRESTPD is encoded by the exons ATGGCAATGGAGACCGAGTTTGAATTCTATGAATTTAAACATAGGTTTGCTTTGTACGATCCAGACTCCTATTTCGATGATAAAAATGTTAGCAACGAGCATTATAATCTTTATCATACCATCGATAGGACTCTATTTTATAGGCTAGTCCGTAAACTTGGTCGTAACGTTGATGAATCGAAGTTTGTGGTGGCATTCTTGATCTGGCTGGAAAGAATCCGGTACAGCAAGAATGCTGTCCACAAAGTTATTTCTTGGCCATTTCATTTGATTGACCAACTTGCTAATGAAATTGCTAAATTTTTTATGTGGATGGAGAACAATGACTCAGGTCAAGAATTCTTTAATCCACGTTTGCTTCAGATGTTATGCTCTCGTGAAATCAACTTACTCTACTTTCGTGAGAGACGGAGTAAGATCATTGAAAGTGTCCGGAGTATAATTTCTGAAGTTTGTGTTAGGGCCTTTAGAGATATACTCACAAGTGATAGTCAGTTTGTAGATGTTCAAGGAGATAGGTTGTGGTTTGGTTATAACACTAATCAGGTTTTGGTGCCACGTCCTCCTTTGTATCAAAACGTTGTAGGTGGGTTTCCACAACTAGGGTTAGGAGGAAACTTGGTTCCTATAAACTATATGAGTCAGCTCCGCAGTGTATTGGAAAATCCTGATGCGGATTTAAGTGAAATTTTTGGAGGATTGCAGCTGATGGATGGTTGCGAGGATGAACCTGACGTTGCACCTGAAGACCGAACTATCTTTTTGACATTCTCCAAAGGCTACTACCTTCCTGAATCTGAGATTCGAGAATTTTTTACAAG GAATTTTGGTGATTTCATAGAAGGGATATACATGCAAGATGTGTCCAGTGATGAACAACCATTGTACGCTCGAATGGTTTGCCGTTCATCTTCTATCATTCCACGCATAGCTCCTCCAGGAATAAAAACCAAGTACTCCATTTGCGGCAAGCAAGTCTGGGCCAAAAAGCATGTGAAGAGAAGTCGCGAGTCCACTCCtgattaa